The following proteins are encoded in a genomic region of Methanomassiliicoccales archaeon:
- a CDS encoding DUF2299 family protein has protein sequence SQQHHDLLRGLPKSKRDELLWDMRFQLLFQPCDFVMLPSEIDLQTFQFTRGLFQDGLTKQGLMDSLAMVHRCKLFVNWKMIQTFGESPKTLDHGIYQ, from the coding sequence AGCCAACAGCACCATGATTTACTACGGGGATTGCCCAAATCCAAACGCGACGAACTGCTTTGGGACATGAGGTTCCAATTGTTGTTCCAGCCCTGCGATTTCGTCATGCTGCCAAGCGAGATCGACCTGCAGACGTTCCAATTCACCCGAGGGCTGTTCCAGGACGGGCTCACAAAACAAGGGCTCATGGATTCTCTTGCAATGGTCCACCGGTGCAAACTTTTTGTGAACTGGAAGATGATCCAGACATTCGGGGAGAGCCCGAAGACCCTGGATCATGGCATTTACCAGTGA
- a CDS encoding pyrroline-5-carboxylate reductase dimerization domain-containing protein, producing MRYGFVGYGNMGSMLIKGLLEHGAMAEQETVVTNRNKEKLDALKQGHPGVDVVARPSDVAKADVIFLCVRTGDVKSALEEILPYLRPKAHIVTINGGLQIKNLEKVFPGMITKAIPSMTLGSGHGVTLICHNRCVDTRSARIIEGMFERVGMVQIVKEDQFEIAADLTSCAPAFITAMAQHFAEAGSRRGDLESGTAMRMVVETLLGTALTLSSGEVGLDELRLKVATKGGITEQGLAVLDRELPRIFDQVLEATTAKHELVKDAMTNQFEK from the coding sequence ATGAGGTATGGTTTCGTCGGATATGGGAACATGGGAAGTATGCTGATCAAAGGCCTTTTGGAACATGGAGCCATGGCCGAGCAAGAGACCGTGGTCACCAATCGCAACAAGGAAAAGCTGGACGCCCTCAAACAAGGCCATCCAGGGGTCGATGTGGTCGCCCGACCATCGGATGTGGCGAAGGCGGATGTAATATTCCTTTGCGTGAGGACCGGGGATGTCAAATCTGCATTGGAAGAGATACTGCCATATCTCCGTCCCAAAGCGCATATCGTCACCATAAACGGTGGACTTCAGATCAAGAATTTGGAAAAGGTGTTTCCGGGCATGATCACCAAGGCCATCCCTTCCATGACCCTGGGATCGGGTCACGGAGTGACGCTCATCTGTCATAACAGGTGCGTGGACACCCGGTCAGCCAGGATCATCGAAGGTATGTTCGAGAGGGTTGGGATGGTCCAGATCGTCAAGGAAGACCAGTTTGAGATCGCCGCCGACCTCACCAGCTGCGCTCCAGCCTTCATCACCGCCATGGCCCAGCATTTCGCGGAAGCCGGCTCCAGGCGCGGCGATCTTGAAAGTGGTACCGCTATGCGGATGGTGGTGGAGACATTGCTGGGCACGGCCCTGACGCTTTCCTCAGGTGAGGTGGGGCTCGACGAGCTGAGGTTGAAGGTGGCAACAAAAGGCGGGATAACCGAGCAGGGGTTGGCGGTCCTCGATCGAGAGCTCCCTCGGATATTCGACCAGGTCTTGGAGGCCACGACGGCAAAGCACGAACTGGTCAAGGACGCTATGACAAATCAGTTTGAAAAGTAG